In Chryseobacterium sp. C-71, the genomic window AGATCAGGTGGTGTTTCAGATCCCTGTGTAGTTTCCACTTCCGTGGGTTGGGTGAAAAAATATGTGAAGGCTGAAAAAGCCAGCGTTTCTTCCACAGGAAGCTACAGCATTACATTCTAAAATACAAAAGCACTTTATTCAAGTGCTTTTTTTATTTTATATGAAGATATTTATTGTTTTTATTTGACATCTATAATCGCCTGATCATTATTGGTTTTTGCCGAAAAATCAATTTTTGGCGATTTCGTTAATTCTGTTGATAATGGGAAGGGAGAATATTCCACTGGTTTGTAAATAAAATTCGTAGAAGGTTTTTGCTTTATCCAGAAAATCATTGTTATTTACTACTTTACCATTGTAATAGAAAAGATTTCCGAGCATTTCATAATAATCTTTGTGGTCTCTTTCTTGCCTTTCGTTAACAATCTCAATGATTTCTTCTTTTGATTTTGATGAAAGTTCCTTAAAATCAAATTTAAAAATATCTTTCATTAAAGAATCAAAATCGAGTTCTTTCTGCATTAAACTTTCTTCCGGTTTGTCTAAGATTAGTTTTTCTAAAGCTTGAGATAACTGACGTATTAATCGTAATGTGAATTCTTTATCTGTAATCATAATTGGTTTAAAGTTTAATGTTTGTTGTTGATAAATTTTAGAGAATCATAATATTCTTTATGGTCTAATGGGTTGTAAAACATCTTTAAATTGATAGAATTAAAAAAGTCTACAAAGTTTTGCATTTTTGCCAATATTGGTTTGCTACTTTTGATCTGACTGCATTCAAAACAAACTGAAATGTAATTGACTACTTTTTGATCTTTTAAAAATATAATGTTATGTCTTGGATAAAAGCAATCTGCTGATATAGCTGAATCTGAAAGATTGCTATTTTCCTTTCCACTTAAAATATCGTTAAGTTTTTTAATTTGATTTAAATCTAATTTTCTGCTGATGGTATCTTTAAATTTTTTTACATCCAATTCTTTATCAAAATTACCGTCAAAATAATCCATTGGATCTACACTTGCAAAAGCAACCACTTTATCATATTTAAAATCAATATAATCGGTGCTATTTTTATTCTTAGTGACATTAGAATTCACTTCATTGTTTAATTGATCCTTTTTACAACCAATCAATAGTAAAAACACGAGTGTGATTATAAATATTCTTTTCATTTAAGCAAAAAACAAATACGCCAATCCAATCGCAGTAATAACGCCCACCAAATCAGCCAAAAGCATCGCAATTACCGTATATCTTGTATTCTTTACTGCTACTGCGCCAAAGTAAACTGCAATCACATAAAACGTCGTGTCTGAACTTCCTTGCAGAACTGCTGCCAATTTCCCTTGGAAACTGTCTGCTCCGAAAGTTGCCATCGTGTCAACCATCATTCCTCGAGCTCCGGAGCCTGATAATGGTTTGATTAAAGCCGTGGGAAGTCCGTCAACAAATCTTGCGTCGAGATTGGTAGCATAAGCAACCCATTTCATTCCGTCAATAATAACATCAAAAACGCCTGAAGTTCTCAGAAGAGAAATAGCAATCAACATTCCGACTAAATAAGGAATAATTTTCACACAGGTATAAAAACCTTCTTTTGCACCTTCGATAAAGGCATCAAAAACATTGATTTTTTTGTAAACAGCTCCAAGAACGATGGCTAAGAAGATGAAAAGTATTAAACCATTACTTAAAACTTTGCTGAAATCATCGAGTTCATTTTTACTTAACTGAACTAAATACACGACCAAAAGAGCAATAAGGGCTGAAATTCCACCTACATAAGCAAGAACGATTGGTTTTAAAAGGTTGATCTTTTGATATAATGATACGATAATCATTGCTGCCATTGTCGCTGCAAAAGTAGCAATCATGCAAGGAAGAAAAATATCCGTTGGCGTTTTTGATCCCATTGAAGCTCTGATTGCAATAATAGAAACCGGTATCAATGTCATTCCCCCTGCATGAAGGCAGAGAAACATAATCTGTGAGTTGCTCGCAGTATCTTTATTTGGATTTAAAGTCTGCAGACTTTCCATTGCTTTCAAACCGAATGGTGTTGCTGCATTGTCTAAACCTAAAAGATTGGCGCTGAAATTCATCAGCATATGACCAAACGCTGGATGGTTTTTAGGAATTTCGGGGAAGAGTCTTGAGAAAAAAGGCTGAATAAATCTACTTAATAAATTAATTCCGCCCGCTTTTTCAGCAATACTCATGAATCCCATGAAAAGCGTCATAATTCCAATCAATCCGATACATATTTTAACTGCCGTTTCTGAAGTTCCGATCACGCCGTCTGCTTCCTGAACTCGGTAAACTTTTACGTTTTGTTTCAGAGAATCGGTTTTATAATGAATTCTGCTGTCTGCAAAATCATTTTTCTTCATCAAACTGTCTCTCACGATTGGAGAAAGGGCACTGATGTTTTGAGTTGCCACTTGTATCGTGTCACCGCCTTTTCCTACAACCATATCATTGAAAATGGTTTTGTAGTGGTTAGACGAAATGTATTTTATACTGGCAATTGCAATTGCGATGATAATGAAAGCCGACCAAATTCTGCTGAGAACCATTTGATTAAATTAATTGTTTAAACTTAGTTAAAAAAACTTCAGATTGCAAAAAGTGATGAAATATAATTTCTGTTGACGTGAAGAAATTCCCAGAATGTTTGTCATTCCGTAGGAATCTCAGCAAAATTTCTTTTAAAATAAAAGTTTAGATTCCTACGGAATGACAAACTATACGATAATTAACGAACAAAAAATTTACTTCTCATCCAGATAAACCAATTCTCCTGCAAAATCATCATCCAGATTTTTCAAAACCTTTGCATTGACGGTTTTCTTCTTTAATTCATCAATGAAAAAACTTTTCTCAAAAAACTGACGGTGAATTCCCGGTAAAAGTTCCATGAAATAATCCATACCGATTTTGTTGTTGTGGAGATCCATTTTGGTTTCTAAAGGTTGATTTGGAAATAATTCTTCGTGCAAATCTGTAATTTTCTTGCAGAAATCCAACGCTTTTTCGGGCGAAGAAATTTTGCTGCAATACATCATAATTAAGCAACACCAAAGCGAATGTCTGAAAGCATTTCCCTCGCCATTGTTAGATGCCGTTTTGGGATATAATTTTTGTGCAATAGAAAAAGCTTTCACCGTTGCATAAAAACTCAAAATTGAAAATAGGGGATGAGGTAAAACAGCAGATAAGAGCTTAAGAATTTTCTTAAAACTCATGCTTCTAATTGTATTGAAAATTACTTTGAAAGTCCTCATAGTTTAGCTGTTGGCAATTGGCTTATTGCTTTTGGCTTTAAAATCAAGCCGTTTATATTTTAAAATAAATAAATTATCACCAATATTCAAACAAAAATCTCTCCCGAAATAGAGAGAGATTGTATGATTTTTAGTTTAAATTTTAAGCTTTTGCGGCTAATAAATTCACTGTTTTAGAAACGACTTCTTTGATTTCGGTTCTTTTCACAATGAAATCTACGAAACCTTTTTCCTGCAAAAATTCCGAAGTTTGGAAACCTTCCGGTAAATCTCTACCGATTGTTTCACGGATCACTCTTGGTCCGGCAAATCCGATCAATGCTTTTGGCTCGGCCATAATAATGTCTGCAGTCATTGCAAATGATGCTGTAATTCCACCGAAAGTCGGGTCACATAGGTAAGCGATGTATAAAAGTCCGGCTTCTGAAAGCTGAGCCAGTTTCGCCTGAACTTTTGCCAACTGCATTAGTGAATACGTTGCTTCCTGCATTCTTGCGCCTCCGGACTGACAAATAATCATATACGGAAGTCTTTTTTCTATACAGTAGTCAATCGCTCTTCTGATTTTTTCTCCCATTACAGAGCCTAAAGATCCTCCGATGAAAGCAAAATCCATACATGAAACCACCATTTCAGTTCCGTTTACAGTTCCAACTCCGTTTCTGATAGAATCTGTAAGTTTGGTTTTGGCTTTCACCTCTTTCAGGCGGTCGGTGTACGATTTTGTATCTTTAAATTGAAGCATGTCAATACTTTCAACATTCGCATCGAGCTCAGTGAATTTTCCTTCGTCAAAAAGAATACTGAAAAACTCAGCACTTCCGATTCTTACATGAAATCCGTCTTCAGGAGAAACATAATTGTTTTTCTTTAGTTCGTCGTGTTCCACAACTTTCCCTGACGGAGTCTGATGCCACAATCCTTTCGGTACATCTTTTTTCTCGTCGGTAGAAGTGGTAATATTTTGTGCTTTTCTTTTAAACCAGTCGAATGCCATATCTGTATAATTGATGTATGAAAAATGATAAAAGATGAGGAAAAGCGTTTTGAAATCACTTATCGCTCATCTTTTATCAATTATAATTTATTTAAGCGTATTTACGTTATTTAAATCTTCAAATGCTCTTACCAATCTCTTAGAGAAAGTTTCTTCACCTTTTCTTACCCAAACTCTAGGATCATAGAATTTTTTGTTAGGCTTTTCTTCTCCGTCAGGATTTCCGATTTGAGTTCTCAGATATTCTACATTGTCTACCATATAATCTCTGATTCCTTCTGTGTAAGCAAACTGAAGATCGGTATCAATATTCATCTTAATTACCCCGTAATCAATAGCTTCTCTGATTTCTTCTAAAGTAGAGCCTGAACCACCGTGGAATACAAAATTAATTGGCTTATCAGCAGTTCCAAATTTCTCCTGAACAAATTTCTGAGAGTTATCTAAGATTTTTGGAGTTAAAACTACGTTTCCTGATTTGTAAACTCCGTGTACATTTCCGAAAGCTGCTGCAATAGTGAAATTGTCAGAAATCGCTTTCAGTTTTTCGTATGTGTAAGCTACATCTTCAGGTTGAGTATATAATTTAGAATTGTCGATATCAGAATTGTCAACACCATCTTCTTCACCTCCTGTTACGCCGATCTCAACTTCTAAAGTCATCTGCATTTTTGCCATTCTTTCGAAATATTCAGCAGAGATTTCAAGGTTTTCTTCCAAAGATTCTTCAGAAAGATCAAGCATGTGAGAAGAGTAAAGAGATTTTCCGGTTTGCTTGAAGAATTCTTCGTTAGCCGCCATCAAACCGTCGATCCAAGGCAATAATTTTTTTGCAGCGTGATCGGTATGTAAAATTACTGTTGCTCCGTAAGCTTCAGCAAGGGTATGAATATGTCTTGCTCCTGCGATACCACCTAAAATAGCTGATTTCTGAGCGTCATTGCTTAGTCCTTTTCCAGCGTTAAAAGATGCTCCGCCGTTAGAAAACTGAATGATGACAGGTGAGTTTAATTTTGCTGCAGTTTCCATTACTGCGTTTACGTTGCTAGAACCGATTACGTTCACTGCAGGCAATGCAAATTTGTTTTCTTTTGCATGCTGAAAAATATCTGTAACTAACTGACCTGTGGCAACTCCTGCCGGGAAAATTCTGCTCATATTTTAGCTTTTATATAAAATTAGGGTATATTTTAAAAATTCTTGTAAAGGTAATGATTTTTGAGAAATTACTAATTTCTTTTATCTCTCCCCCAAAGTAGCTTTTGGCGGATGGTTTCATAGAAACTTAAATTATTCGGCTGTACCAGTAGTAGCTGGAAACTCGCCTTTCTGATCACAATTTCCTTATCAGTTTCGATATGAATTAATCTTGAATCCAATGAAAGAGAATATTGCGGAACTCGGCTTTCTACTTTAAATTTAATTTCAACCTTATCATTCACAACCAAAGGACGCACATTTAAATTATGTGGCGCAATCGGAGTAATGACAAAGTTTTCGTTATTTGGAGAAATGATGGGTCCTCCACAGCTCAAAGAGTAAGCTGTAGAACCTGTTGGTGTAGAAACAATCACACCGTCGCCCCAGAAAACATTCAGAAATTCATTGTTGATATAAGAATCTACCGTTACCATAGATGTGGTTTCTTTTCTGGAAATCGTCACATCATTTAAAGCATACGGAAAAAATTCGTCAGA contains:
- a CDS encoding DUF6973 domain-containing protein translates to MRTFKVIFNTIRSMSFKKILKLLSAVLPHPLFSILSFYATVKAFSIAQKLYPKTASNNGEGNAFRHSLWCCLIMMYCSKISSPEKALDFCKKITDLHEELFPNQPLETKMDLHNNKIGMDYFMELLPGIHRQFFEKSFFIDELKKKTVNAKVLKNLDDDFAGELVYLDEK
- a CDS encoding NAD kinase, whose amino-acid sequence is MKAAIYSQKKDLDTFLYLSKFISELESRGVKSVLFDEMAEALQFSKIFETFGNKQDLIDREIDLFFTFGGDGTIVNSLTFIEDLEIPVVGVNTGRLGFLASFTKEEAFKELDSILKGDVKTSRRSVIEVVSPKSDEFFPYALNDVTISRKETTSMVTVDSYINNEFLNVFWGDGVIVSTPTGSTAYSLSCGGPIISPNNENFVITPIAPHNLNVRPLVVNDKVEIKFKVESRVPQYSLSLDSRLIHIETDKEIVIRKASFQLLLVQPNNLSFYETIRQKLLWGRDKRN
- the fbaA gene encoding class II fructose-bisphosphate aldolase, with product MSRIFPAGVATGQLVTDIFQHAKENKFALPAVNVIGSSNVNAVMETAAKLNSPVIIQFSNGGASFNAGKGLSNDAQKSAILGGIAGARHIHTLAEAYGATVILHTDHAAKKLLPWIDGLMAANEEFFKQTGKSLYSSHMLDLSEESLEENLEISAEYFERMAKMQMTLEVEIGVTGGEEDGVDNSDIDNSKLYTQPEDVAYTYEKLKAISDNFTIAAAFGNVHGVYKSGNVVLTPKILDNSQKFVQEKFGTADKPINFVFHGGSGSTLEEIREAIDYGVIKMNIDTDLQFAYTEGIRDYMVDNVEYLRTQIGNPDGEEKPNKKFYDPRVWVRKGEETFSKRLVRAFEDLNNVNTLK
- a CDS encoding nucleoside recognition domain-containing protein — encoded protein: MVLSRIWSAFIIIAIAIASIKYISSNHYKTIFNDMVVGKGGDTIQVATQNISALSPIVRDSLMKKNDFADSRIHYKTDSLKQNVKVYRVQEADGVIGTSETAVKICIGLIGIMTLFMGFMSIAEKAGGINLLSRFIQPFFSRLFPEIPKNHPAFGHMLMNFSANLLGLDNAATPFGLKAMESLQTLNPNKDTASNSQIMFLCLHAGGMTLIPVSIIAIRASMGSKTPTDIFLPCMIATFAATMAAMIIVSLYQKINLLKPIVLAYVGGISALIALLVVYLVQLSKNELDDFSKVLSNGLILFIFLAIVLGAVYKKINVFDAFIEGAKEGFYTCVKIIPYLVGMLIAISLLRTSGVFDVIIDGMKWVAYATNLDARFVDGLPTALIKPLSGSGARGMMVDTMATFGADSFQGKLAAVLQGSSDTTFYVIAVYFGAVAVKNTRYTVIAMLLADLVGVITAIGLAYLFFA
- the accD gene encoding acetyl-CoA carboxylase, carboxyltransferase subunit beta, which codes for MAFDWFKRKAQNITTSTDEKKDVPKGLWHQTPSGKVVEHDELKKNNYVSPEDGFHVRIGSAEFFSILFDEGKFTELDANVESIDMLQFKDTKSYTDRLKEVKAKTKLTDSIRNGVGTVNGTEMVVSCMDFAFIGGSLGSVMGEKIRRAIDYCIEKRLPYMIICQSGGARMQEATYSLMQLAKVQAKLAQLSEAGLLYIAYLCDPTFGGITASFAMTADIIMAEPKALIGFAGPRVIRETIGRDLPEGFQTSEFLQEKGFVDFIVKRTEIKEVVSKTVNLLAAKA